Proteins co-encoded in one Salvia splendens isolate huo1 chromosome 4, SspV2, whole genome shotgun sequence genomic window:
- the LOC121801308 gene encoding DEAD-box ATP-dependent RNA helicase 17-like isoform X1 yields the protein MELDAKITGKKAQSESTNSSEVFASCSFSNLGLHPALCDQLKERLGFDAPTLVQAQAIPVVLSGRHVLVNAATGTGKTVAYLAPIIHMLQSYDERIERADGTFALVLVPTRELCMQVYEILQKLLHRFHWIVPGYIMGGENRGKEKARLRKGVTILVATAGRLLDHLKNTSSFVHKNLRWIIFDEADRILELGYGKDIEEILGCLGTGNLKSGSKDISAVNSGVQKQNLLLSATLNDKVNHLANVSLENPVMIGLDDNMSGSRTRNFSFESNGVDIVKESRKTLDTSNEEYKLPTQLVQKYIKVPCGSRLVVLLSVLKHLFETGASQKVVLFFSTCDAVDFHYSLLGEFKWTALQTKTEVSQKFLGCKMLRLHGNMNQEDRKKTFQSFKTDKSALLFSTDVSARGLDFPKVRCIIQYDSPGEATEYVHRVGRTARLGEKGDSLLFLQPTELDYLKDLEKHGVVLTEYPLLKLLSSFPVYNMKQPASRFVSIEMHPLLIALQRALESFVATEPKISKLAKDAFSSWVRAYTAHRGELKQIFMVKKLHLGHVAKSFALKDQPSLVNRSIQKQLKKRKRNDQRNDKQKVKSKKRAIVKS from the exons ATGGAGCTCGATGCCAAGATTACTGGTAAAAAAGCTCAATCAGAAAGCACGAATTCGTCGGAGGTGTTTGCTTCCTGTTCATTCTCCAATCTCGGCCTCCACCCCGCGCTATGCGACCAGCTCAAAG AGAGGCTGGGTTTCGATGCGCCGACGCTGGTTCAGGCTCAGGCGATTCCCGTCGTGCTATCCGGCCGACATGT GCTTGTGAATGCTGCTACCGGCACTGGCAAAACAGTGGCATATCTAGCTCCTATAATTCATATGTTGCAGAGTTATGATGAAAGAATTGAGCGTGCTGATGGCACCTTtg CATTGGTCCTTGTACCAACGCGTGAATTATGCATGCAGGTGTATGAGATTTTGCAGAAGTTGCTACACCGTTTTCATTGGATTGTTCCTGGATATATCATGGGTGGGGAAAATCGGGGAAAGGAGAAAGCTAGGTTAAGGAAAG GTGTAACTATCCTTGTTGCAACCGCTGGACGTCTCTTGGACCACTTGAAGAATACTTCATCTTTTGTGCACAAAAACCTTCGCTGGATAATATTTGATGAAGCTGATAG GATTCTAGAATTAGGGTATGGCAAAGACATTGAAGAGATACTTGGTTGTCTGGGAACAGGGAACCTTAAATCTGGCAGCAAGGATATCTCAGCTGTGAATTCTGGAGTTCAGAAGCAGAATTTGCTTTTATCGGCTACACTGAATGATAAAGTAAATCATCTTGCAAATGTTAGTCTAGAAAATCCAGTGATGATTGGTCTAGATGACAATATGTCAGGAAGTAGAACTCGTAATTTTTCTTTTGAATCAAATGGAGTTGATATAGTAAAAGAATCCAGAAAAACCTTAGATACTTCAAATGAGGAATACAAGCTTCCGACTCAGTTAGTACAGAAGTACATTAAAG TGCCATGTGGTTCTCGGCTTGTGGTGCTCCTTTCTGTATTAAAGCATCTATTTGAGACTGGAGCTTCGCAAAAG GTTGTGTTGTTTTTTTCAACTTGTGATGCTGTAGATTTCCATTATTCTCTTCTTGGCGAATTCAAATGGACCGCTTTACAAACAAAGACAGAAGTTAGTCAGAAATTTTTGGGGTGCAAAATGTTGAGGCTGCATGGCAACATGAATCAGGAGGATCGTAAAAAAACATTCCAGTCATTCAAAACAGATAAATCAGCTCTTCTGTTTTCTACAGATGTTTCTGCTAGAGGCCTGGATTTCCCCAAAGTCAGATGCATTATCCAATATGATTCTCCAGGCGAGGCAACTGAGTATGTTCACAG GGTTGGGAGAACTGCCAGGTTGGGTGAGAAAGGAGATTCTTTACTTTTCCTACAACCAACTGAATTAGATTATTTGAAAGATCTCGAAAAACACGGGGTGGTGCTGACAGAGTATCCCCTCCTAAAATTACTGAGTAGCTTTCCTGTGTACAATATGAAGCAGCCAGCCAGCAGGTTTGTTTCAATAGAGATGCACCCGTTGTTGATTGCTTTGCAGAGAGCCTTAGAGTCCTTCGTTGCGACGGAG CCGAAGATAAGCAAATTAGCCAAGGATGCATTTTCGTCATGGGTTCGGGCATACACAGCCCATCGTGGTGAGCTGAAGCAGATCTTTATGGTTAAGAAACTTCATCTGGGGCATGTGGCAAAAAGTTTTGCTTTGAAAGATCAGCCTTCGTTGGTCAACAGATCAATCCAGAAGCAGCTGAAGAAAAGGAAGAGGAATGATCAACGGAACGATAAACAGAAAGTGAAATCAAAGAAGAGGGCTATCGTTAAATCTTGA
- the LOC121801308 gene encoding DEAD-box ATP-dependent RNA helicase 17-like isoform X2, with protein sequence MMKELSVLMAPLVYEILQKLLHRFHWIVPGYIMGGENRGKEKARLRKGVTILVATAGRLLDHLKNTSSFVHKNLRWIIFDEADRILELGYGKDIEEILGCLGTGNLKSGSKDISAVNSGVQKQNLLLSATLNDKVNHLANVSLENPVMIGLDDNMSGSRTRNFSFESNGVDIVKESRKTLDTSNEEYKLPTQLVQKYIKVPCGSRLVVLLSVLKHLFETGASQKVVLFFSTCDAVDFHYSLLGEFKWTALQTKTEVSQKFLGCKMLRLHGNMNQEDRKKTFQSFKTDKSALLFSTDVSARGLDFPKVRCIIQYDSPGEATEYVHRVGRTARLGEKGDSLLFLQPTELDYLKDLEKHGVVLTEYPLLKLLSSFPVYNMKQPASRFVSIEMHPLLIALQRALESFVATEPKISKLAKDAFSSWVRAYTAHRGELKQIFMVKKLHLGHVAKSFALKDQPSLVNRSIQKQLKKRKRNDQRNDKQKVKSKKRAIVKS encoded by the exons ATGATGAAAGAATTGAGCGTGCTGATGGCACCTTtg GTGTATGAGATTTTGCAGAAGTTGCTACACCGTTTTCATTGGATTGTTCCTGGATATATCATGGGTGGGGAAAATCGGGGAAAGGAGAAAGCTAGGTTAAGGAAAG GTGTAACTATCCTTGTTGCAACCGCTGGACGTCTCTTGGACCACTTGAAGAATACTTCATCTTTTGTGCACAAAAACCTTCGCTGGATAATATTTGATGAAGCTGATAG GATTCTAGAATTAGGGTATGGCAAAGACATTGAAGAGATACTTGGTTGTCTGGGAACAGGGAACCTTAAATCTGGCAGCAAGGATATCTCAGCTGTGAATTCTGGAGTTCAGAAGCAGAATTTGCTTTTATCGGCTACACTGAATGATAAAGTAAATCATCTTGCAAATGTTAGTCTAGAAAATCCAGTGATGATTGGTCTAGATGACAATATGTCAGGAAGTAGAACTCGTAATTTTTCTTTTGAATCAAATGGAGTTGATATAGTAAAAGAATCCAGAAAAACCTTAGATACTTCAAATGAGGAATACAAGCTTCCGACTCAGTTAGTACAGAAGTACATTAAAG TGCCATGTGGTTCTCGGCTTGTGGTGCTCCTTTCTGTATTAAAGCATCTATTTGAGACTGGAGCTTCGCAAAAG GTTGTGTTGTTTTTTTCAACTTGTGATGCTGTAGATTTCCATTATTCTCTTCTTGGCGAATTCAAATGGACCGCTTTACAAACAAAGACAGAAGTTAGTCAGAAATTTTTGGGGTGCAAAATGTTGAGGCTGCATGGCAACATGAATCAGGAGGATCGTAAAAAAACATTCCAGTCATTCAAAACAGATAAATCAGCTCTTCTGTTTTCTACAGATGTTTCTGCTAGAGGCCTGGATTTCCCCAAAGTCAGATGCATTATCCAATATGATTCTCCAGGCGAGGCAACTGAGTATGTTCACAG GGTTGGGAGAACTGCCAGGTTGGGTGAGAAAGGAGATTCTTTACTTTTCCTACAACCAACTGAATTAGATTATTTGAAAGATCTCGAAAAACACGGGGTGGTGCTGACAGAGTATCCCCTCCTAAAATTACTGAGTAGCTTTCCTGTGTACAATATGAAGCAGCCAGCCAGCAGGTTTGTTTCAATAGAGATGCACCCGTTGTTGATTGCTTTGCAGAGAGCCTTAGAGTCCTTCGTTGCGACGGAG CCGAAGATAAGCAAATTAGCCAAGGATGCATTTTCGTCATGGGTTCGGGCATACACAGCCCATCGTGGTGAGCTGAAGCAGATCTTTATGGTTAAGAAACTTCATCTGGGGCATGTGGCAAAAAGTTTTGCTTTGAAAGATCAGCCTTCGTTGGTCAACAGATCAATCCAGAAGCAGCTGAAGAAAAGGAAGAGGAATGATCAACGGAACGATAAACAGAAAGTGAAATCAAAGAAGAGGGCTATCGTTAAATCTTGA